The following are encoded together in the Flavobacterium sp. TR2 genome:
- a CDS encoding DUF4266 domain-containing protein, with translation MKKPTQKKFALLCSTALAGLLFASCTSVKEYQKGKLNDSEMVLSNRKIEKTELSSQSYREGASGANSGKSGGGCGCN, from the coding sequence ATGAAAAAGCCAACGCAAAAAAAATTTGCATTATTATGCAGTACTGCTCTTGCCGGCCTGCTGTTTGCCTCCTGTACTAGTGTAAAGGAATATCAGAAAGGAAAACTCAACGATTCTGAAATGGTCCTTTCCAACAGGAAAATTGAAAAAACGGAACTTAGCTCCCAATCCTACCGCGAAGGGGCTTCCGGGGCAAATTCAGGAAAAAGCGGCGGAGGCTGCGGCTGCAACTAA
- a CDS encoding VIT family protein, producing MHTENHYINRSGWLRAAVLGANDGILSTTSLAIGVAAASVTREPILLAALAGLVAGALSMAAGEYVSVSSQSDVESADLKREKYALQTMPEEELKELADIYIKRGLNKELAHQVAVELTAHNALETHARDELGITEVTRANPLIAALASAVSFIVGGLLPLLIAIFAPIKDMVFYQYGFSILFLALSGVLAAKAGGSNILKAVLRICIWGTFAMAASALVGYIFGVQTA from the coding sequence ATGCACACTGAAAACCATTATATCAACAGAAGTGGCTGGCTAAGAGCTGCAGTTCTTGGCGCAAATGACGGAATTCTTTCCACCACAAGTTTAGCCATCGGTGTTGCAGCAGCAAGCGTGACGAGAGAGCCTATTTTACTTGCTGCCTTAGCAGGATTGGTTGCGGGAGCTCTTTCTATGGCTGCTGGGGAGTATGTATCAGTAAGTTCACAGTCAGATGTGGAATCTGCTGATTTAAAAAGAGAAAAATATGCACTCCAAACCATGCCCGAGGAGGAACTGAAAGAATTAGCAGACATCTATATTAAGAGAGGCCTAAATAAAGAACTTGCCCATCAAGTTGCAGTAGAATTAACTGCACATAATGCACTCGAAACTCATGCCAGAGACGAACTTGGAATTACCGAAGTTACCCGAGCAAATCCTTTAATAGCTGCTCTCGCATCTGCAGTATCATTTATCGTCGGAGGATTGCTTCCTCTGCTGATTGCTATTTTTGCGCCTATTAAAGATATGGTATTTTATCAATATGGCTTTTCGATACTTTTTTTGGCCTTGTCAGGAGTTTTAGCAGCTAAGGCAGGAGGATCAAATATTTTGAAAGCTGTTCTGCGCATCTGTATCTGGGGTACTTTCGCAATGGCAGCATCAGCCTTGGTGGGATACATTTTTGGGGTTCAGACTGCTTAG
- a CDS encoding thioredoxin family protein has translation MKLITLFLLLTVLPINWEPDFNNAKKTAKEKHELILLNFSGSDWCGPCIVLRKDYFESEVFTAMANENLVLVNADFPRKKKNIGTDQQVKRNEDLAEIYNKEGNFPLTLLLDSEGKVIKTWYGKPESSPEQWTAEIKAICESRK, from the coding sequence ATGAAACTAATTACATTATTCCTTTTACTGACAGTCCTGCCAATTAACTGGGAACCTGACTTTAATAATGCAAAAAAAACTGCAAAGGAAAAACACGAATTAATTCTATTGAACTTCTCCGGTTCAGACTGGTGCGGACCTTGCATCGTCTTGCGCAAAGACTATTTTGAAAGTGAAGTTTTCACTGCTATGGCAAATGAAAACCTGGTGCTGGTTAACGCTGATTTTCCCCGAAAAAAGAAAAATATTGGAACAGACCAGCAGGTAAAGCGCAACGAAGATTTAGCCGAAATATATAATAAAGAAGGAAATTTCCCCTTGACACTTCTTCTTGATTCTGAAGGTAAAGTAATTAAAACCTGGTATGGAAAACCTGAATCTTCACCAGAACAATGGACAGCCGAAATAAAAGCAATCTGTGAAAGCCGAAAATAG
- a CDS encoding FAD:protein FMN transferase, which yields MGNNFTITVVANNEKTGNENINLAVEEIRRIEKLLTTYKEDSQTNLINQNAGIRPVKVDLEVFNLIERSIGISRITQGAFDISYGSIDKSLWNFDKTMTKLPDVATALKMVHLIDYRNIILDRENTTVFLKEKGMRIGFGGIGKGYAAEMAKQVLLKHNVQSGIINASGDLSAWGLQPDGRKWTIGVADPNSPNAAFSYMEISNKAVATSGNYEKFITIDGKKYSHTIDPKTGLPITGIKSVTIIASNAEFADAMATPIAVMGIRAGLFLIDQIPDLYCIIIDDSNKIYTSKNIRLK from the coding sequence ATGGGAAACAACTTTACCATTACAGTTGTTGCCAACAATGAAAAAACAGGAAATGAGAATATCAATCTCGCCGTTGAAGAAATCAGACGTATTGAAAAACTTCTGACGACTTACAAAGAAGACAGCCAGACGAATCTAATCAACCAGAATGCAGGAATCAGGCCTGTCAAAGTAGATTTGGAAGTTTTTAATCTTATCGAAAGATCTATCGGAATCTCCCGCATAACCCAAGGAGCATTTGATATTTCTTATGGAAGCATCGACAAAAGTCTTTGGAATTTTGACAAAACCATGACCAAACTCCCAGACGTTGCAACTGCCCTAAAAATGGTACATCTTATTGATTATCGAAATATTATACTTGACAGGGAAAATACAACTGTCTTTCTGAAGGAAAAAGGAATGAGGATTGGTTTTGGCGGCATTGGAAAGGGATATGCTGCTGAAATGGCCAAGCAAGTCCTGCTTAAACACAATGTCCAAAGCGGCATCATTAATGCCAGCGGCGATCTCTCTGCTTGGGGACTGCAGCCAGACGGCAGAAAATGGACCATTGGAGTGGCAGATCCAAACTCTCCAAACGCTGCTTTCTCCTACATGGAGATATCAAACAAAGCAGTGGCAACTTCAGGAAATTACGAAAAATTTATAACCATTGACGGTAAAAAATATTCGCACACAATTGACCCAAAAACAGGCCTTCCCATAACCGGAATCAAAAGCGTGACCATTATCGCTTCAAATGCAGAATTTGCAGATGCAATGGCTACTCCAATAGCCGTTATGGGAATTAGAGCGGGCTTATTTTTAATAGATCAGATACCTGATCTATACTGCATTATAATTGACGATAGCAACAAAATTTACACATCCAAAAACATACGTCTGAAATGA
- a CDS encoding DUF3570 domain-containing protein, whose translation MKRIILTGAALLALFQSRAQNVPTDSTGYKSKKLKLEEVNLVSSYYKQDGNNSAVTGGIGTEHLTDIANTIDVRLIKYGETGIKHTFDIEAGIDHYTSASSDMIDLSANSSASSSDNRFYPSLTYLRENEEKGRAYAIGISSSTEFDYQSFGGNISFSQKTRNKNGEFTAKFQTFIDQLKLIEPIELRPSGNEGYGSASRNTFAGTLSYSQVINKNLQIMLIGDVISQNGYLSLPFHRVYFLDGSVHQEKMPDTRLKIPLAIRASYFLGDNMIIRAYYRYYTDDWNLKAHTADLEIPVKLTQAFSISPFYRYYTQTGTKYFKPYGEHTAADEFYTSNYDLSKFDSSFFGMGMKFTPPNGIFGLKHWNTLEIRYGHYTRTTNMTSDIISINIKYR comes from the coding sequence ATGAAAAGAATAATCCTTACAGGAGCTGCTCTTCTGGCATTGTTCCAATCAAGAGCACAGAATGTCCCGACAGACTCTACGGGCTATAAAAGCAAAAAATTAAAACTCGAAGAAGTCAATCTAGTGTCAAGCTACTATAAGCAAGATGGAAACAATTCTGCCGTTACAGGAGGAATTGGTACTGAGCATCTTACTGATATTGCCAATACAATAGATGTTCGATTGATTAAATATGGAGAAACTGGAATCAAACATACTTTTGATATTGAAGCAGGAATTGACCATTATACCTCTGCGTCGTCAGATATGATTGATTTAAGTGCCAATTCATCAGCTTCTTCTTCAGACAATCGTTTTTATCCCTCGCTGACTTATTTAAGAGAGAATGAAGAAAAAGGAAGAGCTTATGCTATAGGGATTTCATCCTCGACCGAATTTGATTATCAGTCGTTTGGAGGGAATATTTCCTTCTCTCAGAAAACAAGAAACAAAAATGGAGAGTTTACCGCCAAATTCCAGACATTTATCGATCAGTTAAAACTGATTGAACCTATTGAGCTTCGTCCTTCAGGAAATGAAGGATATGGCAGTGCCAGCCGAAATACTTTTGCAGGAACTTTAAGCTATTCTCAGGTTATAAATAAAAACCTCCAGATAATGCTAATTGGAGATGTAATTAGCCAAAACGGCTATTTAAGTCTTCCATTTCACAGAGTTTACTTTTTAGATGGCTCCGTGCATCAAGAGAAAATGCCCGACACCAGACTTAAAATTCCTCTAGCCATCAGAGCAAGCTATTTTCTGGGTGATAATATGATCATTAGAGCATATTATCGATATTATACTGATGACTGGAATTTGAAAGCGCACACAGCGGATTTGGAAATTCCTGTAAAGCTTACCCAAGCTTTTTCAATAAGTCCTTTTTACAGATATTACACCCAAACTGGAACCAAGTATTTCAAACCTTATGGAGAACATACTGCAGCTGACGAATTCTACACCAGCAATTATGATTTGTCAAAGTTTGACAGTAGTTTCTTTGGAATGGGAATGAAATTTACTCCGCCAAATGGTATTTTTGGCCTTAAACACTGGAACACTTTAGAGATACGTTACGGTCATTATACCAGAACCACTAATATGACTTCGGATATTATTAGCATTAATATAAAGTACAGATAA
- a CDS encoding OmpA family protein — MKRTITILALLVIQLIHSQTKNKTADALFDKMYYVEAAKSYELSINNGDASKETLQRLGDAYYFNTKMSSASKWYGKLIAEYPNEVSSEYLFRYAQSLQGIQNYELAKKWMKSFAEKQKSTDARAKNFSLKNVTLEDIENIKPSFVLENLDINSAYSDFGPMFYRGDLVYSTTIDSSYFKTEKYGWNDQPYLNMQLGKISETQSNVTFKERFGKDITTKYHEACIAFSPDEKTIYFTRNNYNGKLKRDSKGINNLKIFSATAVENGNGTVSWKDIQELPFNSDSYSVGHPSVSKDGKKLYFVSDMPGTIGSTDIFVVDILGNNQFSQPKNLGEKINTTGREMFPYITDQALYFSSDGFLGLGGLDVFESRINDGVFDAPANLGAPLNSNRDDFGYIVNEATNRGFVCSNRKTGKGDDDIYSFERSCNQAISGYVFDAISNNRIAGAMVTLKNANGIKVAETVSQLDGKYDFNSNVNCNTPYTIEVSKENYNNNAKAVTTANSSGRTEAIVGLDPALVVRENGLLKIKIGIIYFDLDKSEIRYDAAIELNKVVLLMHQYNTVVIKIESHTDSRANDQYNLELSDRRAKATRDYLISQGVAPERIESAIGYGETQLLNNCSNGVPCTEAQHQVNRRSEFIITKM; from the coding sequence ATGAAAAGAACAATTACTATACTCGCATTATTGGTTATACAGCTGATTCATTCACAAACCAAAAACAAAACTGCCGATGCTCTTTTTGATAAGATGTATTATGTGGAAGCCGCAAAATCGTACGAGCTTTCCATCAATAATGGAGACGCATCAAAAGAAACGCTTCAGCGGCTTGGAGATGCTTATTATTTTAATACAAAAATGTCAAGCGCATCAAAATGGTACGGCAAACTGATTGCGGAATATCCTAATGAAGTTTCGTCTGAGTATCTATTTCGTTATGCCCAGTCGCTGCAAGGGATTCAAAATTATGAACTTGCCAAGAAATGGATGAAGAGCTTCGCTGAAAAACAAAAATCGACAGACGCACGAGCCAAGAACTTTTCTCTTAAAAATGTGACATTAGAAGATATTGAAAATATAAAACCATCTTTTGTCCTTGAAAATTTGGACATTAATTCTGCCTATTCAGATTTTGGACCAATGTTTTACAGAGGAGATTTAGTCTACTCTACGACAATTGATTCTTCATATTTTAAAACTGAAAAATACGGTTGGAATGATCAGCCTTACCTTAATATGCAATTAGGAAAAATAAGCGAAACACAATCGAATGTCACTTTTAAAGAACGCTTTGGAAAGGATATTACCACCAAATATCACGAAGCCTGCATCGCTTTTTCTCCAGACGAAAAAACGATTTATTTTACCCGAAACAATTATAACGGAAAATTAAAACGCGACAGCAAAGGCATCAATAATCTAAAGATTTTTTCTGCTACAGCAGTTGAAAACGGCAATGGCACAGTTTCTTGGAAAGATATTCAGGAACTGCCTTTTAATAGTGACAGCTATTCTGTTGGGCATCCGTCGGTAAGCAAAGACGGCAAAAAGTTATATTTTGTATCGGATATGCCTGGAACAATTGGTTCTACAGATATTTTTGTAGTGGATATTTTAGGCAATAATCAATTCTCACAGCCAAAAAACTTAGGCGAAAAAATAAATACAACAGGACGCGAAATGTTCCCGTACATTACCGATCAGGCACTTTACTTTTCTTCTGATGGATTCTTGGGTCTAGGAGGTTTAGACGTATTTGAAAGCCGAATAAATGACGGCGTTTTTGATGCTCCAGCCAATCTCGGAGCGCCATTAAACAGCAACAGGGACGATTTTGGCTACATTGTAAACGAAGCTACCAATAGAGGCTTTGTTTGCTCTAATAGAAAAACAGGAAAAGGCGATGACGATATTTATTCTTTTGAAAGATCGTGCAATCAAGCGATAAGCGGTTATGTCTTTGATGCAATTTCAAATAACCGAATTGCCGGAGCTATGGTAACGCTTAAAAATGCAAACGGAATAAAAGTCGCTGAAACTGTTTCTCAACTCGACGGAAAATACGATTTTAATAGCAATGTAAATTGCAATACGCCGTATACAATCGAAGTCTCAAAAGAAAATTATAACAATAATGCTAAAGCCGTTACAACAGCAAACAGCTCAGGAAGAACTGAAGCTATAGTTGGTTTAGATCCAGCTTTGGTTGTTCGCGAAAATGGTCTTTTAAAAATAAAAATCGGAATTATTTACTTTGATTTAGATAAATCAGAAATCCGTTATGATGCCGCAATCGAACTAAACAAAGTGGTTCTTTTAATGCATCAGTACAATACTGTCGTCATCAAAATCGAATCGCATACCGACTCCCGCGCCAATGACCAATACAATCTGGAATTGTCTGACCGAAGAGCCAAAGCCACAAGAGATTATTTAATTTCTCAAGGCGTCGCTCCCGAAAGAATAGAAAGTGCCATTGGTTATGGAGAAACCCAACTGCTTAATAATTGTTCTAACGGAGTTCCCTGTACAGAAGCACAGCATCAAGTCAACCGCCGAAGCGAATTCATCATTACAAAAATGTAA
- a CDS encoding type IX secretion system membrane protein PorP/SprF, translating into MIKNIKKVFAIITLFSICGAFAQQDPQYTQYMYNTLTVNSAYAGSLGHLAITGIYRTQWVGIEGAPDTQSFSLDTPVGKNVGLGISIVNEEIGPTDEQYLDANFSYTIKSGETHKLSFGLKGGGRVINIDWSKGSYKDPDVQFRENITNKFLPVVGAGLYWHGERDYIGVSIPNFMTRERYTYDDISEDLVNQRIHVYLIGGIVFDLSAHTKFKPAVFVKYVAGAPMIADFSANFMFNNVLTLGASYRTSDSVSGLVGIQITPMIMAGYAYDYTTTALQNYNSGTHEIMLRFELVSRKKGLKSPRFF; encoded by the coding sequence ATGATTAAAAATATAAAAAAGGTTTTCGCGATAATTACTCTATTCTCGATATGTGGAGCCTTTGCACAGCAGGACCCGCAATACACGCAATATATGTACAATACACTCACCGTAAACTCTGCCTACGCGGGTTCGTTAGGACATCTGGCCATAACAGGCATTTACAGAACGCAATGGGTTGGTATAGAAGGCGCTCCAGATACCCAAAGTTTTTCATTAGACACTCCTGTCGGAAAAAATGTAGGTCTTGGAATTTCCATTGTAAACGAAGAAATTGGACCAACAGACGAGCAATACTTAGATGCCAACTTCTCTTATACCATTAAATCTGGCGAAACGCACAAACTTTCCTTTGGTCTAAAAGGCGGCGGGCGTGTCATCAATATCGATTGGTCTAAAGGAAGCTATAAAGATCCCGATGTGCAATTTCGTGAAAACATTACCAACAAATTCCTGCCTGTTGTGGGCGCTGGGTTGTACTGGCATGGAGAAAGAGATTATATAGGAGTCTCTATTCCGAATTTCATGACCCGAGAACGCTACACTTATGACGATATCAGCGAAGATTTAGTCAATCAGAGAATACACGTTTATCTTATTGGAGGTATCGTCTTTGATCTTTCGGCACATACCAAATTTAAACCTGCCGTTTTTGTAAAATATGTTGCAGGAGCTCCTATGATTGCCGATTTTTCAGCCAATTTCATGTTCAATAATGTATTGACACTTGGAGCTTCTTATCGTACTTCAGATTCTGTAAGCGGTCTTGTCGGAATCCAGATTACACCAATGATTATGGCTGGCTACGCTTATGATTATACGACAACTGCTTTGCAGAATTACAACAGCGGCACACATGAAATTATGCTTCGTTTTGAACTGGTTTCACGCAAAAAAGGATTAAAATCACCAAGATTCTTTTAA